From Solibaculum mannosilyticum:
CCGGTATATCTGAAGGTGTATGTAGGAGGCATCGAGCAGGCTGATTTGAGAAGCAGTGAGCTGATCCCCAACGTAGCCAGGGAATATAATTTCACCTTAAGCGGGACAGGTACTACAACCGTCACTGTAAGGATTAATACCAGTTCCGGCGGCGGATTTGACGACTATGTTGTGTATAAGGTAGACTTTGACCAAGGCAAGGTGACGGTTGTCAATCAGTATCCTTTTGACGATCCCAATAAGGGAGAATCGTCCAAGGAGCCATCATCGGAACCGTCCTCTGAACCGCCAGAAACTCCGGATCCCACAGAAGACGAAGAAGAGAATTTAATGGATCGAATTTGGTAAGGGCAGTGAGTATGGGGACAAAACAATTAAGTGGAATCATTCAAAAAGGCATCGGCGGCTTCTACTATGTAGAGGCAGCCGATGCTGTCTATGAATGCAGGGCAAGAGGCATCTTCCGCAAGGAGAAAATCACCCCGGTAGCGGGGGATTATGTTCGCATCACTGTGCAGGAGGGAAGCCTTACCGACGGCAGTGTGGATGAGATCCTGCCCCGCAAGAATGTGTTAAAACGTCCTCCGGTAGCCAATGTGGACCAGTTGTTTGTGGTAGCGTCCCTGGTGGATCCGCTCCCCAATACACTGCTGATGGATAAGCTGATCGGGATCGCGGAACGGCATCATATTGACCCGGTGGTGCTTGTCAATAAATGCGATTTGGAGGATGCAGGGCCGCTTTGCCAGATCTATCAGACGGCTGGTATTCCCGCCATCGCCGTGTCGGCCAAGACGGGAGAGGGTATCGATAGGGTGCGGGAGATGTTGTCTGGAAAGCTCAATGTGTTCACGGGAAATTCCGGCGTGGGAAAATCCAGCATCCTGAACCAGTTGTTTCCCCGGCTGGAGCTTCCTACCGGGGACATCAGCCGCAAGCTGGGACGGGGACGTCATACCACCCGCCAAGTGGAACTGTTTCCTTTGGAGGGGGGAGGCTATCTGGCCGATACGCCAGGCTTCTCCTCGGTGGATCTGGAAAAATGCGAGGTCATCCTCAAGGACCAACTGCCCGATTGCTTCCGAGAATTCGGGCCGTATTTGGGGGCATGCCAATTCACCTCCTGCGCCCACATTGGGGAAAAGGGATGCAGGGTAAAGCAGGCGGTGGACGAAGGTAAAATTCATCCATCCCGATACGAGAATTATGTGGAACTCTATCACCAAGTAAAAAACATAAAAGAGTGGGAAATCAGATGAGACGCTGTGTCATACTGGCCTCTGGGCCTGTGGAACGTTATGAATGTTTGCGTCCCCTTTTGAGGCAAGACGATTTCATTCTCTGTGCCGATGGGGGATTGCGCCTGGCGAGGCGGCTAGGGGTAAAGCCTCATTTGGCGGTAGGGGACTTTGATTCTTACCATGACCCACTTCCATTGGAAGGCATGGAAGTACTTAGGGTGCCGCCGGAAAAGGACGATACCGATACCATGTTGGCTGTGCGATTGGCCATCAAACGGGGATTTCGTCATATCCTGCTTCTGGGCGGTACGG
This genomic window contains:
- the rsgA gene encoding ribosome small subunit-dependent GTPase A, with the translated sequence MGTKQLSGIIQKGIGGFYYVEAADAVYECRARGIFRKEKITPVAGDYVRITVQEGSLTDGSVDEILPRKNVLKRPPVANVDQLFVVASLVDPLPNTLLMDKLIGIAERHHIDPVVLVNKCDLEDAGPLCQIYQTAGIPAIAVSAKTGEGIDRVREMLSGKLNVFTGNSGVGKSSILNQLFPRLELPTGDISRKLGRGRHTTRQVELFPLEGGGYLADTPGFSSVDLEKCEVILKDQLPDCFREFGPYLGACQFTSCAHIGEKGCRVKQAVDEGKIHPSRYENYVELYHQVKNIKEWEIR